A single Corynebacterium resistens DSM 45100 DNA region contains:
- a CDS encoding pseudouridine synthase: MNKPARRDGTPDRNREHKRAGFRTEPRSKTPKGRGQARTQAAAQGRNPQANPPLESNPRDVERFVPNVNPSKHQHVTEDEAAQILASDKKEKQQVRLQKVLSSAGVASRRMSEKLIAAGRVEVNGEVVQQMGLRIDPSVDVVRVDGTRVQVNEEMVYFALNKPRGVHSTMHDDLGRPHVGELIEAKFNQGQGLFHVGRLDAATEGLLLLTNDGELANRLMHPKYEVSKTYMATVLGEADRGLIRTLKDGVDLEDGMARADYVQIVDVWQGKSLIKVELHEGRKHIVRRMLKAAGFPVQALVRTKIHTVQLGEQKPGTVRALNRSELQSLYKAVGL; the protein is encoded by the coding sequence TTGAATAAACCCGCTCGCCGAGATGGCACACCGGATAGAAATCGTGAGCACAAACGCGCAGGCTTTCGCACGGAACCCCGCTCGAAAACTCCGAAGGGACGGGGACAAGCGCGCACACAAGCCGCCGCGCAGGGGCGTAACCCTCAGGCCAATCCTCCTTTGGAGAGCAACCCTCGTGACGTGGAACGCTTTGTGCCCAACGTCAATCCATCCAAGCACCAGCATGTGACGGAGGACGAGGCCGCGCAGATTTTGGCGTCGGATAAGAAAGAAAAGCAGCAGGTACGGCTGCAAAAGGTGCTGTCCTCAGCCGGAGTGGCGAGTCGCCGGATGAGTGAGAAACTCATTGCCGCCGGGCGCGTAGAAGTAAATGGCGAGGTCGTCCAGCAGATGGGTCTGCGAATCGATCCCAGCGTGGATGTTGTGCGTGTCGACGGAACCCGTGTGCAGGTCAACGAAGAAATGGTCTACTTTGCGCTGAACAAGCCGCGCGGAGTCCATTCGACTATGCATGACGACTTGGGGCGCCCACATGTTGGTGAGTTGATTGAGGCGAAGTTCAACCAGGGCCAGGGGCTGTTCCATGTGGGGCGTCTCGATGCAGCAACTGAGGGGCTTTTGTTGCTAACTAACGACGGTGAGCTGGCCAATCGCTTGATGCACCCAAAGTATGAGGTATCGAAGACCTACATGGCGACGGTTTTGGGTGAAGCTGATCGTGGCCTCATCAGAACGCTAAAAGACGGCGTGGATCTTGAAGATGGAATGGCTCGCGCCGACTACGTCCAGATTGTGGATGTTTGGCAAGGTAAGTCACTCATCAAAGTGGAGCTGCACGAAGGGCGCAAGCATATTGTTCGTCGCATGCTGAAAGCCGCAGGGTTCCCAGTTCAGGCCCTTGTGCGAACCAAGATTCACACCGTGCAATTGGGGGAGCAGAAGCCCGGGACTGTCCGTGCCCTGAACCGATCAGAGCTGCAGAGCTTGTACAAGGCAGTGGGGCTGTAA
- a CDS encoding segregation and condensation protein A encodes MSVLQRSLSAEGVNVSDGKNASAQPIQPEITGFRVALANFDGPFDLLLQLIHSRKMDITEVALAQVTDEFIAYTKGLSKSAEDLDEVTEFLVVASTLLDLKAARLVPRGEVEDEEDLALLESRDLLFARLLQYRAYKQVAEMFADWQRNAARRHPIGLSLEDHQANLLPPVVLGHTAESFAELAAAVFRPRPSGVDTGHVHQVAVSVPEQAGHILNTLKVAGENRWVSFGTLIADCELNMTIVGRFLALLELYKARAIGIEQEIPLEDMSVAWTGLDVDPAVVAAANWS; translated from the coding sequence TTGAGCGTGTTGCAGCGCAGCCTTAGTGCTGAAGGTGTGAACGTGTCCGACGGGAAAAACGCATCCGCCCAGCCGATTCAGCCGGAGATTACGGGTTTCCGTGTGGCCTTGGCTAACTTCGACGGCCCCTTTGATCTGCTGCTCCAGTTGATCCATTCCCGCAAGATGGACATCACTGAGGTCGCCTTGGCTCAAGTGACTGACGAGTTCATCGCCTACACGAAGGGCCTCTCGAAATCTGCGGAAGACTTAGATGAGGTCACGGAGTTCCTTGTGGTGGCTTCTACTCTGTTGGATTTGAAGGCTGCCCGTTTGGTGCCTCGCGGGGAGGTTGAGGACGAGGAGGATCTTGCGCTCCTAGAATCGCGGGATCTCCTTTTCGCTCGGCTGCTGCAGTACCGTGCTTACAAGCAAGTTGCGGAGATGTTCGCAGATTGGCAACGAAACGCTGCGCGGCGTCATCCGATTGGTTTATCGCTAGAGGATCACCAGGCTAACCTGCTTCCTCCTGTTGTGCTTGGTCACACCGCAGAGAGTTTCGCTGAACTGGCTGCTGCTGTATTCCGTCCTCGACCTTCCGGTGTTGATACTGGGCACGTTCACCAGGTTGCGGTCAGTGTCCCAGAGCAAGCCGGTCACATTCTCAATACCTTGAAGGTGGCTGGAGAGAACCGGTGGGTGAGTTTTGGCACTCTGATTGCGGATTGTGAGCTGAATATGACTATTGTTGGCCGCTTCCTAGCCTTACTTGAGCTCTATAAGGCACGTGCGATTGGCATTGAGCAGGAGATTCCTTTGGAAGACATGTCTGTGGCATGGACTGGACTGGATGTTGATCCGGCCGTCGTCGCGGCCGCTAACTGGAGCTAG
- a CDS encoding NUDIX domain-containing protein gives MSSLRNSPPHNTVPREQHPDATDKYPVKNSKVLFDGPIIAVRQDTISGPTGDMTREIVEHFSAVAIAPVRDGKVLLIRQYRHGVGRYLWEIPAGLLDMAGEAPLDAARRELAEEAGLAAGQWHLLGDVVTSPGFCEEFTRIYLAENLTEDLSGLEFDLPEPEHEEADLETRWVPIPEAIEWVQSGKVENSIAVAAILHLAAGTKRDVTEPYYYYSGMAARRAGEPGQDMKFVR, from the coding sequence ATGAGCTCACTTCGCAACAGCCCGCCTCACAACACCGTGCCCCGCGAACAGCACCCCGATGCCACGGATAAGTATCCAGTGAAGAACTCCAAAGTGCTCTTCGATGGGCCCATCATCGCGGTGCGGCAAGACACGATCTCAGGGCCCACCGGAGACATGACCCGCGAGATTGTCGAGCACTTCAGTGCCGTAGCGATCGCCCCTGTGCGAGATGGCAAGGTGTTGCTCATCCGCCAGTACCGTCATGGCGTGGGCCGTTACCTTTGGGAAATTCCAGCAGGCTTGTTGGACATGGCTGGCGAGGCACCGTTGGATGCTGCCCGGCGCGAACTTGCCGAAGAAGCCGGCTTGGCGGCAGGGCAGTGGCATCTGCTTGGGGATGTGGTGACCTCCCCTGGATTTTGCGAAGAATTCACACGGATCTATCTAGCGGAGAACCTCACCGAGGATCTCAGTGGACTTGAATTTGACCTTCCCGAACCTGAGCATGAGGAAGCCGACCTTGAAACTCGCTGGGTTCCAATCCCAGAAGCGATCGAATGGGTGCAGTCAGGCAAGGTTGAAAACTCAATTGCTGTGGCCGCGATCTTGCACCTAGCTGCTGGAACCAAGCGCGATGTCACAGAGCCCTATTATTACTACTCCGGTATGGCGGCGCGTCGCGCTGGCGAACCCGGCCAAGACATGAAGTTTGTACGTTGA
- the scpB gene encoding SMC-Scp complex subunit ScpB, with amino-acid sequence MTDPNSAPAGTTEKGTTPLPTVSVLRSRIESLLLVSDEPVTPEELARVLSTDATPVVADEAREVLVEIRDEFDARGSGFELRENEGAFRLYTRRDNSDAVEAKLLDGTQQRLSRAALETLAVVAYRQPVTRAQVSAVRGVNCDGVMRTLSLRGLIAETPEGPGGANLYSTTDLFLEQLGIASLTELPDLAPLLPEVDSIDE; translated from the coding sequence ATGACTGACCCGAATTCTGCCCCAGCTGGCACCACCGAAAAAGGCACGACACCACTGCCAACAGTGTCCGTCTTGCGAAGCCGCATTGAGTCCCTTCTGTTGGTGAGCGACGAACCGGTTACCCCAGAGGAACTTGCACGGGTTCTTTCCACTGATGCCACGCCGGTTGTTGCCGATGAGGCTCGCGAGGTCTTGGTGGAGATCCGAGATGAGTTTGATGCACGCGGTTCTGGTTTCGAATTGCGTGAAAACGAAGGAGCGTTCCGGCTCTATACCCGCCGAGACAACTCTGACGCGGTTGAAGCGAAACTGCTTGACGGAACCCAACAACGCCTTTCGCGCGCAGCTCTCGAGACCCTCGCAGTGGTTGCTTACCGCCAACCAGTCACTCGAGCCCAAGTTTCAGCGGTTCGGGGAGTGAATTGCGATGGTGTCATGAGAACGCTCTCTCTTCGTGGTTTGATCGCGGAAACCCCGGAGGGGCCAGGCGGCGCTAATCTTTATTCCACAACGGATCTGTTTCTTGAGCAGCTTGGAATTGCCAGTTTGACTGAATTGCCTGACCTCGCACCACTGCTTCCAGAAGTTGATTCCATTGACGAATAG
- the der gene encoding bifunctional cytidylate kinase/GTPase Der: protein MSTNPTNSKNSPNPNNTNPNNTLAIYENTAEGGFIVAVDGPSGTGKSTVCRRLAELANAKYLDTGAMYRVATLHVLRQGIDPAAAESTDAIIAATQRLPLEVNEDPRSTEVLLDGEDVSGEIRGPEVTAHVSAVSAIPEVRENLVQLQRDLAKKAGRCVVEGRDIGTVVLPDAPVKVFMTASAEIRAQRRYNQDVAAGREVDYEAVLADVQRRDEADSSRATSPLRPAEDATVLDTGDLSIDEVLQAFEVLILQDRNVQAGGVQAAEDQDQEVLEELVFRTTDGEILGQGDGEADLDGSEFDESDFDESDFDEADFGEADYGDEGGSTHSETQFFVTGQGAEDFDLLSSDEDDTDWDAVEEAFGIFGNDEAEREALCTVAIVGRPNVGKSTLVNRFIGRREAVVEDFPGVTRDRISYLGEWTGRRFWVQDTGGWDPDAKGIHAAIARQAETAMDTADVIVFVVDTKVGITATDEVIARKLQRSSIPVILVANKFDSDSQYADMAEFWGLGLGNPFPVSAQHGRGAADVLDQVLSDFPDQPRETSIVSGPRRVALVGRPNVGKSSLLNKVTGEERSVVDNVAGTTVDPVDSIVELDEHTWRFVDTAGIRKKTKTARGHEFYASLRTRAAIDAAEVAIFLVDASEPIAEQDQRVLRLILDSGKALVVAYNKWDLVDEDRRWELEREIDLQLAHVPWARRVNISAKTGRALKKLEPAMVEALESWDKRIPTGQLNTWLRAVIAQTPPPMRGGRLPRVLFATQASTKPPVIVLFTTGFLEHGYRRFLERKLREAFGFEGSPVRIAVRVREKRKRK, encoded by the coding sequence ATGAGCACAAACCCCACTAACTCGAAGAATTCGCCGAACCCAAACAACACCAACCCAAACAACACCCTCGCCATTTATGAGAACACCGCCGAGGGAGGCTTCATCGTTGCAGTCGATGGTCCAAGCGGCACTGGCAAGTCCACTGTGTGCCGACGCCTCGCTGAGCTCGCTAACGCGAAGTACTTGGACACTGGGGCGATGTACCGAGTCGCTACGCTGCACGTTCTGCGTCAAGGCATCGACCCGGCGGCTGCAGAAAGCACAGATGCGATCATTGCAGCGACCCAACGTTTGCCGCTAGAGGTTAACGAAGATCCGCGCAGTACCGAGGTGCTGTTGGACGGTGAAGATGTCTCGGGCGAGATCCGCGGTCCCGAAGTGACTGCGCATGTTTCCGCTGTTTCAGCTATCCCGGAGGTGCGGGAGAACCTGGTTCAGCTACAACGCGACCTAGCGAAAAAGGCGGGGCGCTGTGTGGTTGAGGGGCGCGATATCGGCACCGTCGTGCTGCCTGATGCCCCAGTGAAGGTGTTTATGACTGCCAGCGCAGAGATTCGTGCGCAGCGCCGCTACAACCAAGATGTTGCTGCAGGACGCGAGGTGGATTATGAGGCCGTGCTGGCTGATGTTCAGCGCCGTGACGAGGCAGATTCTTCGCGCGCGACCTCGCCTTTGCGCCCTGCAGAAGATGCAACAGTTTTGGATACTGGAGACCTGTCCATTGACGAAGTACTGCAGGCTTTCGAAGTCCTGATTCTGCAGGATAGGAACGTCCAAGCCGGAGGCGTACAAGCAGCCGAGGACCAGGATCAAGAGGTTCTAGAGGAACTTGTTTTCCGTACCACTGATGGCGAAATCCTTGGGCAAGGCGATGGTGAGGCAGATCTCGACGGTTCAGAGTTCGACGAGTCGGATTTCGACGAGTCGGATTTTGACGAAGCTGATTTCGGCGAAGCCGACTACGGCGACGAGGGTGGCAGCACCCATTCTGAAACTCAGTTTTTCGTCACGGGCCAGGGTGCAGAAGACTTTGACCTTCTGAGCAGTGATGAAGATGACACGGACTGGGACGCAGTCGAAGAAGCCTTCGGAATATTCGGAAACGACGAAGCTGAACGCGAGGCCCTGTGCACTGTCGCTATTGTGGGGCGCCCGAACGTAGGAAAGTCCACGCTAGTTAACCGTTTCATTGGTCGCCGCGAAGCTGTCGTAGAGGATTTCCCCGGTGTCACCCGTGACCGAATTAGCTATCTCGGTGAATGGACGGGCCGACGGTTCTGGGTTCAGGACACCGGCGGCTGGGACCCAGATGCTAAGGGCATCCACGCAGCCATCGCCCGTCAGGCAGAGACGGCAATGGACACGGCTGATGTGATTGTTTTCGTGGTGGATACGAAGGTCGGCATCACTGCAACCGATGAAGTCATCGCGCGAAAGCTGCAACGCTCCAGCATCCCGGTGATTCTCGTGGCCAACAAGTTTGATTCAGATTCGCAGTATGCGGACATGGCCGAATTCTGGGGACTCGGCTTGGGGAACCCATTTCCTGTCTCCGCGCAACACGGCCGAGGTGCCGCGGATGTTTTGGACCAGGTGCTGAGCGATTTTCCTGACCAGCCACGTGAGACCTCCATTGTTTCTGGCCCCCGTCGCGTAGCACTGGTTGGACGGCCAAATGTCGGCAAGTCCAGTTTGTTGAATAAGGTCACCGGTGAGGAGCGCTCCGTCGTTGATAATGTCGCGGGCACTACCGTCGATCCGGTTGATTCCATCGTGGAGCTCGATGAGCACACGTGGCGCTTCGTGGATACGGCCGGAATCCGCAAGAAGACCAAAACTGCCCGAGGCCATGAGTTTTACGCCTCACTACGCACAAGGGCTGCCATCGATGCGGCGGAAGTTGCTATCTTCTTGGTCGACGCCAGCGAGCCGATCGCCGAACAAGATCAGAGAGTGCTTCGACTCATCCTTGATTCTGGTAAGGCACTGGTCGTGGCGTACAACAAGTGGGATCTCGTCGACGAAGACCGTAGGTGGGAACTTGAGCGCGAGATTGACCTCCAACTCGCGCACGTGCCATGGGCACGCCGCGTGAACATTTCTGCCAAGACGGGCCGAGCCCTCAAGAAGCTGGAACCCGCGATGGTTGAAGCCTTAGAGAGCTGGGATAAGCGCATTCCTACTGGTCAGCTGAACACATGGTTGCGGGCGGTCATTGCTCAAACTCCGCCACCAATGCGCGGTGGGCGTTTGCCCCGCGTGCTGTTCGCAACGCAGGCATCGACCAAGCCTCCCGTGATTGTGCTGTTCACGACGGGCTTCCTCGAACATGGGTATCGGCGCTTCCTCGAACGTAAATTGCGCGAAGCTTTCGGTTTCGAGGGATCTCCGGTTCGCATTGCTGTCCGTGTGAGGGAAAAGCGCAAGCGCAAGTGA
- a CDS encoding site-specific tyrosine recombinase XerD produces the protein MNGNDRLIHRWRRHLQTERNVSAHTLSNYQRDIDRYQEWLGEREIADVTSNDIEQHLVWLQNDEPGHKGIARSSAARALASIRSLHDFGEREKLLPSNVAVTVPVPKRGSSIPKALTVEQVSSLLDATPNDAAASLVDIRDRAVLEMLYSTGARISELLALDVDDVDQGERMVLVRGKGAKERLVPLGSPASEALEQYVVRARPAMNKKGSPALFLNMRGGRMGRQSGFKTVMQAAERAGLPPVNPHALRHSFATHLLQGGADVRVVQELLGHSSVATTQIYTKVTADHLREMWATSHPRV, from the coding sequence TTGAACGGTAACGACCGCTTAATCCATCGCTGGCGCAGGCATTTGCAGACAGAGCGCAATGTGTCTGCCCATACGTTGAGCAACTACCAGCGTGATATTGACCGCTATCAGGAGTGGCTGGGGGAACGCGAAATCGCGGATGTCACTAGCAACGATATTGAACAGCACTTGGTGTGGTTGCAGAACGACGAACCGGGGCACAAAGGCATCGCGCGTTCCAGTGCAGCTCGGGCTCTAGCGAGTATTCGTAGCTTGCACGACTTTGGCGAGCGAGAGAAGTTGCTACCCAGCAATGTAGCTGTAACTGTGCCCGTGCCAAAGCGTGGGTCATCGATCCCTAAAGCCTTGACCGTCGAACAAGTTTCCTCTTTACTCGACGCCACGCCAAACGATGCCGCTGCTTCCCTAGTGGACATTCGCGACCGCGCGGTTCTGGAGATGCTGTATTCCACAGGCGCGCGCATCAGCGAACTCTTGGCTCTTGATGTCGACGATGTTGACCAAGGTGAACGCATGGTTCTGGTGCGGGGCAAAGGTGCTAAGGAGAGATTGGTGCCGCTGGGCAGTCCGGCGTCGGAAGCCTTGGAACAATACGTGGTGCGAGCGCGGCCAGCAATGAACAAGAAAGGGTCGCCGGCATTGTTTTTGAATATGCGCGGCGGTCGGATGGGGCGGCAATCTGGATTCAAAACCGTGATGCAGGCTGCCGAACGAGCCGGGCTGCCACCGGTCAATCCGCACGCCTTGAGGCACTCTTTTGCGACCCATTTGCTGCAAGGTGGTGCGGATGTTCGCGTGGTGCAGGAGCTGCTGGGGCATAGTTCGGTAGCGACTACGCAAATCTATACCAAGGTGACGGCTGATCACTTGCGCGAGATGTGGGCCACATCGCACCCACGAGTGTAA
- a CDS encoding ParA family protein, protein MRELPDPAPLESHGPASIIAMCNQKGGVGKTTSTINMGSALAAFGRKVLLVDLDPQGALSAGLGIGHHDLDITVYNLLVDSSLSVLDAIHESPVDGLDVVPANIDLSAAEIQLVNEVGREQALARALRPVMKEYDFIIIDCQPSLGLLTVNALSCADSVIIPVESEYFSLRGLALLMDTVEKVRDRLNFRLEVLGILVTMFDRRTLHSREVMERLVEAFGDKVFDSVITRTVRFPETSVAGEPIDTWAPKSSGAVQYRNLAAEVIERVAAQP, encoded by the coding sequence ATGCGTGAACTGCCGGACCCAGCGCCCCTAGAATCTCATGGTCCCGCCAGCATCATTGCGATGTGTAACCAAAAAGGTGGCGTGGGAAAGACCACTTCGACGATCAACATGGGATCGGCTTTGGCAGCGTTTGGTCGCAAGGTGCTTCTAGTGGACCTCGATCCGCAGGGTGCGCTGTCTGCGGGCTTAGGCATCGGTCACCACGACTTGGACATCACGGTTTATAACCTGCTGGTGGATAGTTCGCTTTCAGTGTTGGATGCTATCCATGAGAGTCCAGTTGATGGACTTGACGTGGTACCGGCGAATATCGATCTTTCTGCTGCGGAGATCCAGCTGGTCAATGAGGTTGGGCGCGAGCAAGCCTTGGCTCGTGCGTTGCGCCCTGTGATGAAGGAGTACGACTTCATCATCATCGACTGCCAGCCGTCGTTGGGGTTGCTGACGGTCAATGCCCTTTCCTGCGCAGATTCCGTGATCATTCCGGTTGAGTCCGAGTATTTTTCACTGCGAGGCTTGGCTCTCTTGATGGACACGGTGGAAAAGGTTCGTGACCGCTTGAACTTCCGCTTGGAGGTTCTGGGGATTTTGGTCACGATGTTCGATCGTCGCACACTGCATTCGCGTGAGGTGATGGAGCGACTCGTTGAGGCTTTTGGAGATAAAGTCTTCGACTCCGTGATCACGCGCACCGTGCGGTTCCCTGAAACCTCCGTGGCGGGGGAACCCATCGATACGTGGGCGCCAAAGTCCTCAGGTGCGGTGCAATACCGCAACTTGGCTGCTGAGGTCATTGAGCGTGTTGCAGCGCAGCCTTAG
- a CDS encoding HNH endonuclease signature motif containing protein — protein MRYYGTQKLNHNTTSSNNNSACNSINNKPHNPASSSEGCGQLTSNEELHATKNSTIEQNDDTLNLLNPSTGRPFPTPPPVNSHKDSIVSQDWGEPPAVIEPILTRLLPPWRSPEASWRIEDPNDPVSLASKSVNSLNVFLAFLTQPQWADHVDDHTSRISARTGMSAWKAEQYAQVGLVLQRFPRLSAIAMDGLLNFQLVQRMCEHLAIVDPSNDELFDHAIVRLLQPTVPKQAMRTTKWVDETLNQLIDFLDPLSKPIPENSHSDKDGRAITSAHGEEDTQAGIEDQGDTNCCHGAVDRIQEVLDFSYDTRSPDSTTFTLTVSALTGIELLKAIKNAASAKSITQGEALLGLIQGNVTANVTLNLYKNTHGLPLDEVFGEGHWLSTAASKTWLDRVTHLAGAGASSNNGYRPSEQTAAMVAGRDGHCRFPGCQVPAYRCQIDHVHRYDHENPEASGPTSTENLHLLCPKHHRLKTAGSWDVTLHPDASETWTSHGDGHCVITTAEGPLGRQTFQHKAVRRIRITRTFNQERLEAIDEEREEQARREREGEDIPPF, from the coding sequence ATGAGGTACTACGGAACTCAAAAGTTAAACCACAACACCACATCCAGCAACAATAATAGCGCTTGTAACAGCATAAATAATAAACCCCACAACCCTGCATCATCAAGCGAGGGGTGCGGGCAATTGACGTCAAATGAAGAGCTTCACGCCACCAAGAATTCAACAATAGAACAAAACGACGATACCCTTAACCTCCTGAACCCGTCTACCGGCAGACCCTTCCCCACCCCGCCGCCTGTCAACTCCCACAAGGATTCAATAGTTTCTCAAGATTGGGGCGAGCCGCCTGCCGTTATTGAGCCAATCCTGACGAGGCTGCTTCCTCCATGGCGATCGCCGGAAGCTTCTTGGCGAATTGAGGATCCCAACGACCCGGTGAGTTTGGCGTCGAAATCTGTAAATTCTTTGAACGTTTTTCTCGCGTTCCTTACGCAACCGCAGTGGGCTGACCATGTTGACGATCACACCAGTCGCATCAGTGCACGCACCGGGATGTCAGCATGGAAAGCAGAGCAGTACGCGCAGGTTGGGCTTGTTCTGCAGCGTTTTCCGCGCCTATCCGCCATTGCCATGGATGGACTTCTCAACTTCCAGCTTGTTCAACGCATGTGCGAACATCTTGCGATTGTTGACCCCAGCAATGACGAGCTATTTGACCATGCCATAGTCAGGCTTCTGCAACCGACCGTACCCAAGCAAGCCATGCGAACCACGAAATGGGTTGATGAAACGCTCAATCAGCTAATTGATTTCCTTGACCCCTTGTCGAAGCCCATTCCAGAAAACTCACACAGCGACAAGGACGGCAGGGCCATTACTTCAGCACACGGAGAGGAAGATACCCAGGCTGGGATCGAGGATCAAGGCGATACTAACTGCTGTCACGGTGCGGTCGACAGAATACAAGAGGTGCTGGATTTTTCCTACGACACCCGCAGCCCTGATTCCACCACCTTCACCCTGACTGTCAGCGCTTTAACAGGTATAGAGCTCCTAAAAGCAATCAAGAATGCCGCTAGTGCGAAAAGCATCACCCAGGGCGAAGCACTATTGGGGCTCATTCAGGGAAACGTCACTGCCAACGTCACTCTCAACCTGTATAAAAACACCCACGGATTACCCCTCGACGAAGTCTTCGGTGAAGGGCATTGGTTGTCTACTGCTGCAAGCAAGACGTGGTTGGACCGAGTTACGCATCTCGCAGGTGCCGGAGCAAGCAGCAACAACGGATACCGACCCTCGGAGCAGACAGCCGCAATGGTGGCAGGACGCGATGGTCATTGCCGTTTCCCTGGGTGCCAGGTGCCCGCCTATCGCTGCCAAATCGACCATGTGCACCGCTACGACCACGAAAACCCAGAGGCATCGGGCCCAACATCAACCGAAAACCTTCACCTGCTGTGCCCCAAGCATCACCGTCTCAAAACGGCGGGAAGTTGGGATGTGACTCTACACCCCGATGCAAGCGAAACATGGACTAGCCATGGCGATGGACATTGCGTCATAACGACCGCTGAAGGCCCTTTAGGACGGCAAACATTCCAACATAAGGCAGTACGAAGAATTCGCATTACCCGCACCTTCAACCAAGAACGCCTCGAAGCCATAGACGAAGAAAGGGAAGAACAAGCTAGACGGGAAAGAGAGGGAGAAGACATTCCGCCGTTCTAG